Proteins from a genomic interval of Schaalia odontolytica:
- a CDS encoding DMT family transporter: MRKESGGKRYGIFSGALWGLDTVVLAIALAMTPFASFEQSALAGAVLHDVACAVILLVYMAIRGRLRDSAKALRSRAGRAVVAAALLGGPIGMSGYLIAIDNIGPGPTAIISTFYPALGTLLAFVLLKESMAARQIVALLVALAAIVATGWTATTDAVEGGNAVLGVAGALACVVGWGSEAVILTWGMRDDTVDNEVALQIRETTSAAVYLFIVAPIAGVFGFTLHSLAHLSAGVAVLAGLAGTASYLFYYKALSAIGASRGMALNISYSAWAVIFALVLQGTVPTAFQILCCAVILVGTVLAATPSWGDLLPRRTGTESRNQA; this comes from the coding sequence ATGAGGAAGGAGAGTGGAGGCAAGCGCTACGGAATCTTCTCGGGTGCCCTGTGGGGTCTGGACACGGTGGTGTTGGCGATCGCTCTGGCGATGACACCTTTCGCGTCCTTCGAGCAGTCGGCCCTGGCCGGAGCGGTCCTGCACGATGTGGCGTGTGCCGTCATCCTGCTGGTCTACATGGCAATTCGCGGACGCCTGCGGGACAGCGCGAAGGCGCTGCGCAGCCGCGCGGGACGGGCCGTGGTCGCCGCGGCGCTGCTGGGCGGACCGATCGGCATGAGCGGCTACCTGATCGCGATCGACAACATCGGCCCCGGGCCGACGGCCATCATCTCCACGTTCTACCCGGCCCTGGGCACGCTGCTGGCGTTCGTCCTCCTCAAGGAGTCCATGGCGGCCCGCCAGATCGTGGCCCTGCTGGTCGCGTTGGCGGCGATCGTGGCAACCGGGTGGACGGCCACCACCGACGCCGTCGAGGGCGGCAACGCCGTTCTCGGAGTCGCGGGAGCGTTGGCGTGCGTGGTCGGATGGGGATCGGAGGCCGTGATCCTGACCTGGGGGATGCGCGACGACACCGTGGACAACGAGGTGGCGTTGCAGATCCGCGAGACGACCTCGGCGGCGGTCTATCTCTTCATCGTCGCACCCATCGCGGGAGTCTTTGGCTTCACGCTGCACTCCCTCGCCCATCTCTCGGCCGGTGTCGCGGTCCTCGCGGGCCTGGCGGGTACTGCCTCGTACCTGTTCTACTACAAGGCGCTGTCCGCGATCGGGGCGTCGCGCGGCATGGCGCTCAACATCTCGTATTCGGCGTGGGCGGTCATCTTCGCTCTCGTGCTGCAGGGGACGGTGCCCACCGCATTCCAGATCCTGTGCTGCGCGGTGATTCTCGTCGGCACGGTTCTGGCGGCAACCCCCTCGTGGGGTGATCTCCTTCCCAGGCGCACTGGGACGGAAAGCCGTAATCAGGCGTGA
- a CDS encoding lipopolysaccharide biosynthesis protein produces the protein MSEKDTTASSIPSDSGDAQVEATGEALESRGQLGRDYLWNTAASLMSSLAVVIMGVAIVRSGATDSFARAQYGLFTLALAIGQQYQTVGLYEVRTFHVTDVRRRFDFGTYLSTRLLTCLVMVGLIAYHSWTASTKEPYPAFTVIAAMALLRIFDAFEDVYYSEFQRSGRLDIAGKACFARIFTTTFLWSGLYWFTQDLLTSTLITFAVTCVVLIVAYGLPARGVFPLLPSLNVRGVAGILWECLPLFVAAFLNQYLANAPRFAIHAALGDEELGVFAIIYMPAVAINMLSLFVFRPLLTRMALRWTEGKRGEFFSIVRRGLLTTAGAFAIVAAVTYMIGPPLLTLVFGTDVSGYVGELMVLVLAGALNAASVILYYALATMRRLRAVLAVFVAAGATAYLLAPALTRSLAMMGASLAYAATMGLLALLFALVMLIPARNAPTGAQPTTD, from the coding sequence GTGAGCGAGAAGGACACCACGGCCTCGTCTATTCCCTCGGATAGCGGCGACGCGCAGGTCGAGGCCACCGGGGAGGCCCTTGAGTCGCGCGGTCAGCTGGGCCGGGACTACCTGTGGAACACGGCGGCCTCCCTGATGTCGAGTCTCGCCGTGGTCATCATGGGCGTGGCGATCGTGCGCTCGGGCGCCACGGATTCCTTCGCCCGCGCCCAGTACGGGCTGTTCACGCTGGCTCTGGCGATCGGCCAGCAGTATCAGACGGTGGGCCTGTACGAGGTGCGCACCTTCCACGTGACCGACGTGCGGCGCCGCTTCGACTTCGGCACCTACCTGTCGACGCGCCTGCTGACCTGTCTGGTCATGGTCGGCCTCATCGCTTACCACTCGTGGACCGCCTCGACGAAGGAGCCCTACCCCGCTTTTACGGTGATCGCCGCGATGGCGCTCCTGCGGATCTTCGACGCCTTCGAAGACGTGTACTACTCCGAGTTCCAGCGCTCGGGCCGCCTTGACATCGCGGGAAAGGCCTGTTTCGCGCGCATATTTACAACCACGTTCCTATGGTCGGGCCTGTACTGGTTCACCCAGGATTTGCTGACCTCGACGCTCATCACCTTCGCAGTCACCTGCGTGGTCCTCATCGTGGCCTACGGGCTACCCGCTCGGGGCGTCTTCCCACTCCTTCCCTCCCTGAACGTGCGGGGCGTCGCGGGAATCCTGTGGGAGTGCCTGCCTCTCTTCGTCGCCGCGTTCCTCAACCAGTACCTGGCGAACGCGCCACGCTTCGCGATTCATGCGGCGCTCGGCGACGAGGAGCTGGGTGTCTTCGCGATCATCTACATGCCCGCGGTGGCGATCAACATGCTCTCGCTCTTCGTGTTCCGCCCGCTGCTCACGCGCATGGCGCTGCGCTGGACCGAGGGGAAGCGAGGCGAGTTCTTCTCGATCGTGCGCAGGGGCCTCCTGACGACGGCCGGCGCCTTCGCCATCGTCGCCGCGGTCACCTATATGATCGGCCCTCCCCTCCTGACCCTCGTGTTCGGCACGGACGTGTCGGGATACGTAGGCGAGCTAATGGTGCTCGTCCTGGCAGGCGCACTCAACGCGGCCAGCGTCATCCTCTACTACGCCCTGGCGACGATGCGCCGCCTGCGGGCGGTCCTAGCGGTCTTCGTGGCGGCTGGCGCCACCGCATACCTGCTCGCTCCAGCGCTCACACGCTCCCTGGCCATGATGGGCGCGTCACTGGCGTATGCCGCCACCATGGGTTTGCTCGCCCTCCTCTTCGCTCTTGTCATGCTGATCCCCGCCCGCAACGCGCCCACCGGCGCCCAGCCCACTACCGACTGA
- a CDS encoding GntR family transcriptional regulator gives MPRSSTTTAHTPYVPDITLDRSSPIPLYFQISEPIAQLINSGTLPANTRLEDELSMVARLHVSRPTARQALQRLVDRGFLTRRRGVGTIVSPRHVHRPMELSSLMRDLVEAGHKVHTTIQRYEARPASAQEADTLGIDEGTLIVHIERTRFANDEPIAVLTNSIPSDIAPSMQELESGSLYDLMRERGVTLASARQVIGARSATTKEAKLLSEHRGAALLTTQRTTYDPSGRIVEYGDHIYRASRYSFEANLFAQ, from the coding sequence ATGCCCCGATCGTCAACTACCACAGCACACACCCCCTACGTCCCCGACATCACGCTCGACCGCTCCTCCCCGATCCCCCTGTACTTCCAGATCTCCGAGCCCATTGCGCAGCTCATCAACTCCGGGACTCTCCCGGCCAACACTCGCCTCGAGGACGAACTCTCCATGGTCGCCCGCCTGCACGTCTCGCGGCCGACCGCCCGCCAGGCATTGCAGCGACTCGTGGATCGCGGCTTCCTGACGCGTCGGCGCGGGGTCGGAACGATCGTCTCCCCGCGCCACGTCCATCGCCCCATGGAGCTCTCCTCCCTCATGCGAGACCTCGTGGAGGCCGGACACAAGGTACACACGACAATCCAGCGCTACGAGGCGCGCCCGGCTAGCGCCCAGGAGGCCGACACGCTGGGCATCGACGAGGGAACGCTCATCGTTCACATTGAGCGCACGCGCTTTGCCAACGACGAACCCATCGCCGTTCTCACCAACTCCATCCCCTCCGACATCGCACCATCGATGCAGGAACTCGAGTCGGGTTCGCTCTACGACCTGATGCGCGAGCGTGGCGTCACGCTCGCCTCGGCGCGCCAGGTGATTGGCGCCCGCAGCGCCACAACCAAGGAGGCCAAGCTCCTGTCCGAACACCGCGGCGCCGCCCTGCTCACCACCCAGCGCACGACCTACGATCCCTCGGGTCGCATCGTTGAATACGGCGACCACATCTACCGGGCTTCACGCTACTCCTTCGAGGCCAATCTCTTCGCCCAGTAG
- the iolG gene encoding inositol 2-dehydrogenase, with protein sequence MLNIAVIGAGRIGHVHAKTIASHPGAALTLVADPFGDAAEKLASLHGVRFTTDVDSVFADEGVDAVVIGSPTPLHIPHLLAAAKAGKAVLCEKPIALDMKDVEAQRAQLDAVSVPVMFGFNRRFDPSFAALHSQLEAGRIGDLENLLIISRDPCAPPAEYVKVSGGIFPDMTIHDFDMARFFLGDIVEVHAYGQNFNEEIKAVGDFDAAVVTLKNSAGVVATIINNRQCSAGYDQRLEAQGSTGTLNADSIRATTVRLSNAEATDSMEPYLDFFLQRNADAYRIELTEFIDAVANGTTPPTSIEDAIEALRLAEAATESARAGEPVSLT encoded by the coding sequence ATGCTCAATATCGCCGTCATCGGCGCCGGCCGGATCGGCCACGTTCACGCCAAGACCATCGCCTCCCACCCGGGGGCAGCGCTCACCCTCGTCGCAGATCCCTTCGGCGACGCCGCCGAGAAACTTGCCTCCCTGCACGGAGTGCGCTTCACGACCGATGTCGACTCGGTCTTTGCCGACGAAGGGGTTGACGCCGTCGTCATCGGCTCGCCCACGCCCCTGCACATCCCCCATCTGCTGGCCGCCGCGAAGGCGGGCAAGGCTGTGCTGTGCGAGAAGCCGATCGCGCTCGACATGAAGGACGTGGAGGCCCAACGCGCGCAGCTCGACGCAGTCTCCGTTCCCGTCATGTTCGGCTTCAATCGTCGTTTCGACCCCTCGTTTGCGGCCCTGCACAGCCAGCTTGAGGCCGGCCGGATCGGAGACCTGGAGAACCTTCTCATCATCTCGCGGGATCCCTGCGCCCCTCCGGCGGAGTACGTGAAGGTCTCCGGCGGCATCTTCCCCGACATGACGATTCACGACTTCGACATGGCGCGCTTCTTCCTGGGCGACATCGTTGAGGTGCACGCCTATGGACAGAACTTCAACGAGGAGATCAAGGCAGTCGGCGACTTCGACGCCGCCGTGGTCACCCTGAAGAACTCCGCGGGCGTCGTCGCCACCATCATCAACAACCGCCAGTGCTCAGCAGGCTACGATCAGCGACTCGAGGCCCAGGGGTCGACGGGCACCCTCAACGCGGACAGCATCCGAGCCACGACCGTGCGCCTGTCCAACGCCGAGGCCACCGACTCGATGGAGCCCTACCTGGACTTCTTCCTGCAGCGCAACGCGGATGCCTATCGCATCGAGCTGACGGAGTTCATTGACGCGGTGGCCAACGGGACCACTCCTCCGACCTCGATCGAGGACGCGATCGAGGCGCTGCGCCTGGCCGAGGCCGCCACGGAGTCGGCCCGCGCAGGCGAGCCCGTCTCGCTCACCTAG
- a CDS encoding LicD family protein produces the protein MSEADPATLAAIQRVTKRCLAEIDRVCTLLDIRYVAYGGTAIGAVRHQGFIPWDDDGDVCMPRPDYERFIAEAPAVLRDEFFIASPASHSDFPISFGVLGLKGSEFISKVAKDRPFRMPISVDLFVLDEIAEDPARFRAQLRGTWLWARLMFLRSIPCPPTGLPTPARQLAAIAMACAHWGMRALRVNEASLYRRWLRAALKGRDNPVKAADGTTLYGDFSTRDPRRWSASEAELFPARVVPFDDITLRIPAAYDVVLTRGYGDYMRVPDPRDRVTHEPYRIVFGPNDPGLDAATEGGDL, from the coding sequence ATGAGCGAAGCTGATCCCGCAACCCTGGCAGCCATTCAGCGCGTTACCAAGCGGTGCTTGGCCGAGATCGACCGCGTCTGTACTCTCCTGGACATTCGCTACGTCGCCTACGGCGGAACGGCGATCGGAGCGGTACGCCATCAGGGCTTTATCCCGTGGGACGACGACGGGGACGTGTGTATGCCCCGCCCGGACTACGAGCGTTTCATTGCCGAGGCCCCCGCCGTCCTGCGAGATGAGTTCTTCATCGCGTCCCCCGCCTCTCACTCGGACTTCCCGATTAGCTTCGGGGTGCTGGGCTTGAAGGGGTCGGAGTTCATCTCCAAGGTGGCCAAGGATCGGCCCTTCCGCATGCCGATCAGTGTCGATTTGTTCGTCCTGGACGAGATCGCCGAGGATCCGGCTCGTTTCCGCGCACAGTTGCGTGGCACGTGGCTGTGGGCCAGGCTCATGTTCCTTCGTTCGATTCCGTGCCCGCCGACGGGTCTACCGACGCCTGCTCGTCAGCTCGCGGCGATTGCGATGGCCTGCGCCCACTGGGGGATGCGCGCGCTGCGCGTGAACGAGGCGTCCCTGTATCGCCGCTGGCTGCGTGCCGCTCTCAAGGGCCGCGACAACCCCGTCAAGGCTGCGGATGGGACGACGCTGTACGGCGACTTCTCAACGCGCGATCCGCGCCGCTGGAGCGCTTCGGAGGCCGAGCTTTTCCCCGCGCGCGTCGTTCCCTTTGACGACATCACTCTTCGCATTCCGGCCGCCTACGACGTCGTCTTGACGCGGGGATACGGCGACTACATGCGCGTCCCCGACCCGCGCGATCGCGTGACCCACGAGCCGTATCGCATCGTTTTTGGCCCCAACGATCCCGGCCTCGACGCTGCGACCGAGGGCGGCGACCTGTGA
- a CDS encoding DUF2142 domain-containing protein: MATAQNSSNDTEGRRAPATRLPLTRRHWNILGVIALLASVFALGVAWAVSSPVGGSPDDDYHLASIWCTPPLSESGCETGYTEEDTYGPVVPETIASNRVACYAFHGESSAACVYNLSDERTAVTDRWDDGNYPWGYYQFHHHFIAHDTHRAALTMRIINWGIAVLLLGGIAALMPSFLRRGYVVAMAAAWTPMGIYFIASNNPSSWAFSGVLAFAAGLWSAANSEGWRRWSLMGGAAIGALLACTSRADAAFFLFVVSAALIFAVRWRRDRWPEGVLALLASIIGILIMRSTSVASNTLVSTDTPNMSAIQALAANLHALPQFFAGFYGYRWGPGWMDVPYDGFVSTIGLLIAGAIIIAGVRSWSWRKAMTSLMLAGAMAGVPILLGVLQRFNNVISYQPRYMMPLLAVLFFFMLTMDRRERTITRPQVGMLAVFLGTLNFYAIFTLLLRYTHGSASSNTLNLSKEASWWWESAPIGPSAVCLIASFAFIVALTIALLLTREEVSDSASPRD; this comes from the coding sequence ATGGCCACCGCCCAAAACTCCAGCAACGACACCGAGGGACGCCGCGCCCCCGCCACACGCCTCCCGCTGACTCGCCGTCACTGGAACATCCTGGGCGTCATCGCCCTTCTCGCCTCCGTATTCGCCCTGGGCGTCGCGTGGGCCGTTTCCTCGCCGGTGGGCGGCTCCCCCGATGACGACTACCACCTGGCCTCCATCTGGTGTACTCCCCCACTCTCCGAATCGGGATGCGAGACGGGCTACACGGAGGAAGACACCTATGGTCCGGTGGTTCCCGAGACGATCGCGTCGAACCGCGTCGCGTGCTACGCGTTCCACGGGGAGAGTTCGGCCGCCTGCGTCTACAACCTGTCGGACGAGCGCACGGCCGTCACCGACCGGTGGGACGACGGAAACTACCCGTGGGGCTACTACCAGTTCCACCACCACTTCATCGCCCACGACACTCATCGCGCAGCCCTGACGATGCGCATCATCAACTGGGGCATTGCCGTCCTGCTGCTGGGGGGTATCGCAGCGCTCATGCCCTCGTTCCTGCGTCGAGGCTACGTTGTGGCGATGGCGGCGGCGTGGACGCCGATGGGCATCTACTTCATCGCGTCGAACAACCCCTCATCGTGGGCATTTTCCGGGGTCCTCGCCTTCGCCGCGGGACTGTGGTCGGCCGCCAACTCCGAGGGCTGGCGCCGCTGGAGTCTCATGGGAGGGGCCGCAATCGGCGCCCTCCTGGCGTGCACGTCGCGCGCGGACGCGGCCTTCTTCCTCTTCGTCGTCTCGGCTGCCCTGATCTTCGCGGTGCGCTGGCGCCGCGATCGCTGGCCCGAGGGTGTGCTCGCCCTGCTCGCCTCGATCATTGGAATCCTCATCATGAGATCGACGAGCGTCGCGTCCAACACCCTCGTGTCGACGGACACGCCGAACATGTCTGCCATTCAGGCGCTTGCGGCGAACCTGCACGCGCTCCCCCAGTTCTTCGCAGGCTTCTACGGCTACCGCTGGGGGCCGGGATGGATGGACGTGCCCTACGACGGCTTCGTGTCGACGATCGGCCTCCTGATTGCCGGCGCCATCATCATTGCGGGGGTTCGTTCGTGGTCGTGGCGTAAGGCAATGACATCCCTGATGCTGGCTGGAGCGATGGCGGGGGTTCCGATCCTCCTGGGTGTCCTCCAGCGCTTCAACAACGTCATCTCCTACCAGCCGCGCTACATGATGCCCCTGCTGGCGGTCCTCTTCTTCTTCATGCTCACGATGGATCGGCGCGAGCGCACGATCACGCGCCCCCAGGTCGGCATGCTCGCAGTGTTCCTGGGAACGCTCAACTTCTACGCCATCTTTACGCTCCTGCTGCGCTACACGCACGGCAGCGCCTCGTCCAACACCCTGAACCTCAGCAAAGAGGCATCGTGGTGGTGGGAAAGCGCCCCCATCGGGCCCAGCGCGGTGTGCCTGATAGCCTCCTTCGCCTTCATCGTGGCCCTGACGATTGCGCTGCTTCTCACACGCGAGGAAGTGAGCGATTCGGCCTCGCCGCGCGACTAG
- a CDS encoding LicD family protein — protein MATPRSDLAKVHKLLTLILAELDRVCGLIGVSYAVYGGTAIGAIRHGGFIPWDDDIDVMMTRADYERFLAEAPKHMDERFRLDNTRTCEDFPFMFTKMVIPGTLLVPEAARESAYRMPFFVDILPLDEIPADEKAFRAMSRASWWWGRLLFLQGTARPYLINPPTWKKALIYSATTVAHLGLKALRATPRSLQARWERAVRRYEGAGTGVYADFTMRDPQNWIVREEEFFPTRRVPFEDITVMIQHDYDALLRRGYGDYMQLPPPDKRYNHAPAVVDFGPYESIL, from the coding sequence ATGGCGACACCCCGGAGTGACCTGGCCAAGGTGCACAAGCTTCTGACGTTGATCCTGGCGGAACTGGACCGTGTCTGCGGGCTCATCGGGGTGTCATACGCGGTCTACGGGGGAACCGCCATCGGGGCGATTCGCCACGGGGGTTTCATTCCCTGGGACGACGACATTGACGTGATGATGACGCGCGCCGACTACGAGCGTTTTCTCGCCGAGGCGCCCAAGCACATGGATGAGCGTTTCCGTCTGGATAACACTCGCACGTGCGAGGACTTTCCGTTCATGTTCACGAAGATGGTGATCCCCGGGACCCTCCTCGTCCCGGAAGCGGCCCGCGAGTCGGCCTATCGGATGCCCTTCTTCGTCGACATTCTTCCCCTCGACGAGATCCCCGCCGACGAGAAGGCCTTCCGCGCAATGTCTCGCGCGTCCTGGTGGTGGGGACGCCTGCTGTTCCTGCAGGGCACCGCTCGCCCCTACCTCATCAATCCGCCGACGTGGAAGAAGGCACTCATCTACTCGGCGACGACCGTTGCGCACCTGGGACTCAAGGCACTGCGCGCAACCCCGCGTAGCCTGCAGGCCCGCTGGGAGCGTGCCGTCCGCCGCTACGAGGGCGCGGGAACGGGGGTGTACGCGGACTTCACGATGCGCGACCCCCAGAATTGGATCGTGCGCGAGGAGGAGTTTTTCCCCACTCGGCGGGTCCCCTTCGAGGACATCACCGTGATGATCCAGCACGACTACGATGCCCTGCTGCGCCGGGGCTACGGCGACTACATGCAGTTGCCGCCGCCGGACAAGCGCTACAACCACGCTCCGGCCGTCGTTGATTTCGGCCCCTACGAGTCCATCCTCTAA
- a CDS encoding glycosyltransferase family 4 protein — translation MRIAFVVNSYPPRLGGLESHIYHLSVSLAQLGHRVFVLTISDEPGHRTEETVDVRTDRAHLPIADVISFPSAGATRRIARFLAREHIDIVSVHTRFFPMSFVGVRAARKAGLPVIHTEHGSGFVAASSPVIAAASRVVDVTMGRYVLRHADRVLGVSEQAADFASRLGGVRADVFYNAITPPSPHPEPIADRHRHLVFVGRMVPGKGWDTFIEAVARLSAEGVEVTGELLGAGADLEAARALIVDRNLADRLCAPGRVSAQEVRSRLAGATLVNPTVLSEGFQTTLLEALAERGRVVTFTVPGARLLAEQGHPVVITEERNLESLVDSLRSYLREPAPLAQPDLIDAWTWPVRAREYACIASTLLSEKNAARNAGSDASPRG, via the coding sequence ATGCGCATCGCGTTCGTCGTGAACAGCTACCCCCCGCGCCTGGGTGGGTTAGAGTCCCACATCTACCACCTGTCGGTGTCCCTGGCTCAGCTGGGGCATCGGGTGTTCGTCCTGACCATCTCCGATGAGCCCGGCCATCGCACAGAGGAGACGGTCGATGTTCGCACGGACCGCGCTCACCTTCCCATCGCCGACGTCATTAGCTTCCCCTCCGCCGGGGCGACCCGTCGAATCGCGCGTTTCCTGGCGCGTGAGCACATCGATATCGTCAGTGTTCACACGCGTTTCTTCCCGATGAGCTTCGTCGGGGTCCGTGCGGCCCGTAAGGCGGGGCTTCCGGTCATTCATACCGAGCACGGCTCGGGTTTCGTCGCGGCCTCGTCCCCCGTGATCGCTGCGGCCTCGCGCGTCGTTGACGTGACGATGGGACGCTACGTGCTGCGACACGCCGACCGCGTCCTCGGGGTCTCCGAGCAGGCCGCGGACTTTGCCTCGCGGCTGGGCGGGGTGCGCGCCGATGTCTTCTACAACGCGATCACGCCTCCGTCGCCCCATCCCGAGCCCATCGCGGATCGCCACCGCCACCTGGTGTTCGTCGGGCGCATGGTGCCCGGCAAGGGCTGGGACACGTTTATCGAGGCCGTGGCGCGCCTGAGCGCGGAGGGAGTCGAGGTCACCGGGGAGCTGTTGGGCGCGGGCGCAGACCTTGAGGCGGCCCGTGCTCTCATCGTTGATCGCAACCTGGCCGATCGACTCTGCGCTCCGGGGCGGGTGAGCGCGCAGGAGGTGCGTTCGCGTCTCGCCGGGGCGACCCTCGTCAATCCGACGGTTCTGTCCGAGGGATTCCAGACGACGCTGCTCGAGGCGCTCGCCGAGCGAGGCCGGGTCGTCACCTTCACGGTACCGGGGGCGAGGCTCTTGGCGGAGCAGGGGCACCCGGTGGTGATCACCGAGGAGAGGAACCTGGAGTCGCTGGTCGACTCCCTGCGTTCCTACCTGCGCGAGCCGGCGCCTCTGGCGCAGCCGGACCTTATCGACGCGTGGACGTGGCCCGTGCGGGCGCGCGAGTATGCGTGCATCGCCTCGACGCTACTGTCCGAGAAGAACGCTGCTCGCAACGCCGGTAGTGACGCCTCCCCGCGAGGCTGA
- a CDS encoding phosphotransferase, whose protein sequence is MASCTIGSLTEPQFNILSTLLKEERPLTQRALSEVTGMSLGRVNTATRECEALGYIDDRALTPAGREALEPYRVTGAVIMAAGISSRFAPISYERPKGTLKVRGEILVERQIRQLHEAGITNVTMVVGYKKEYFFYLGKKYGVNIVVNREYATRNNNGSLWLVRDILDNTYVCSSDDYFTTNPFEPYVYKAYYSANYVEGPTPEWCLKVGPSDRITGASIGGADAWVMLGHVYFDRAFSAQFRTVLESVYDRPETAAKLWEAIYLDHIKSFDMVIRRYPDGVIHEFDSVDELRSFDPLFMENVDSEVFDHIVQTLGCAKSDIRDFYPLKQGITNLSCHFAVGDAQYVYRHPGIGTEKIVDRSAEFAALRLAAELGIDDTFVAGDPQAGWKISRFITDVRNLDVTSEKELRAAMEMDRALHCSGRILKRSFDFITEANRYENILRQFGPIDVPGYRELREKVARLKAFADADGFEVVPSHNDFFPPNFLVSTDGAISLIDWEYAGMSDVAADFGTMVVCTPEMNGERARAALEFYLGHAPSEREERHFFSYEVFAGWCWYVWALVKEAEGDDVGEWLYTYYSHATRTLDSLLASYEACAQHAQENTQGGELA, encoded by the coding sequence ATGGCATCCTGCACCATCGGTTCCCTCACCGAACCTCAGTTCAACATCCTGTCCACGCTCCTGAAGGAGGAGCGCCCCCTCACCCAGCGCGCCCTCTCCGAGGTCACCGGGATGAGCCTGGGCCGCGTCAACACGGCGACCCGCGAGTGCGAGGCCCTGGGCTACATTGACGACCGCGCCCTGACCCCCGCTGGCCGCGAGGCCCTCGAACCCTACCGGGTCACCGGCGCCGTCATCATGGCCGCCGGCATATCCTCGCGTTTCGCGCCCATCAGCTACGAGCGCCCCAAGGGTACGCTCAAGGTGCGCGGGGAGATCCTGGTGGAGCGCCAGATCCGCCAGCTTCACGAGGCCGGAATCACCAACGTCACGATGGTTGTGGGCTACAAGAAGGAGTACTTCTTCTACCTCGGAAAGAAGTACGGGGTGAACATCGTCGTCAATCGCGAGTACGCCACCCGCAACAACAACGGCTCCCTGTGGCTGGTGCGAGACATCCTGGACAACACCTACGTGTGTTCCTCCGACGACTACTTCACAACGAACCCGTTCGAACCCTACGTGTACAAGGCCTATTACTCGGCCAACTACGTGGAGGGTCCCACGCCCGAGTGGTGCCTCAAGGTCGGTCCCTCCGACCGGATTACGGGCGCGAGCATCGGCGGCGCGGACGCGTGGGTCATGCTCGGCCACGTCTACTTCGACCGCGCGTTCTCCGCTCAGTTCCGCACCGTGTTGGAGAGCGTCTACGACCGGCCGGAGACCGCGGCCAAGCTCTGGGAGGCCATCTACCTCGACCACATCAAGTCCTTCGACATGGTGATTCGCCGCTACCCGGACGGAGTCATCCACGAGTTTGACTCCGTCGACGAGCTTCGCAGCTTCGACCCGCTGTTCATGGAGAACGTGGACTCGGAGGTCTTCGATCACATCGTGCAAACGCTCGGCTGCGCGAAGTCCGATATCCGCGACTTCTATCCGCTCAAACAGGGCATCACGAACCTGTCGTGCCACTTCGCGGTGGGCGACGCGCAGTACGTGTACCGTCATCCGGGCATTGGGACCGAGAAGATCGTGGACCGCAGCGCCGAGTTCGCCGCCCTGCGACTGGCCGCCGAGCTGGGCATTGACGACACCTTCGTCGCCGGAGACCCGCAGGCGGGCTGGAAGATCTCTCGCTTCATCACCGACGTTCGCAACTTGGATGTGACGAGCGAGAAGGAGCTTCGCGCGGCGATGGAGATGGATCGGGCGCTCCACTGCTCGGGGCGCATCCTCAAGAGGTCCTTCGATTTCATCACCGAGGCCAACCGTTACGAGAACATTCTGCGCCAGTTCGGGCCGATCGACGTACCCGGATACCGCGAGCTGCGCGAGAAGGTCGCGCGCCTGAAGGCGTTTGCCGACGCCGACGGCTTCGAGGTGGTCCCCTCCCACAATGACTTCTTCCCGCCCAACTTCCTCGTGTCCACGGACGGAGCGATCAGCCTCATCGACTGGGAGTACGCCGGCATGTCCGACGTGGCCGCAGACTTTGGAACGATGGTCGTGTGCACGCCGGAGATGAACGGCGAGCGCGCACGCGCCGCCCTGGAGTTCTACCTCGGGCACGCACCGAGCGAGCGCGAGGAGAGGCACTTCTTCTCCTACGAGGTCTTCGCGGGCTGGTGCTGGTACGTGTGGGCGCTCGTCAAGGAGGCCGAGGGCGACGACGTGGGCGAATGGCTCTATACCTACTATTCGCACGCGACGCGCACCCTCGATTCGCTGCTCGCCTCCTACGAGGCGTGTGCGCAGCACGCTCAGGAGAACACGCAGGGCGGTGAGCTGGCATGA